A stretch of DNA from Variovorax paradoxus:
GATCGCTGGCTCGTGGCTGTCGATGCTGAGCGCAATATTCCTGGCGCTCACCCAGTCTCACCTGGCCGTGCGCCAAGAGCCGCTCGGCATGTGGATCGTCTTCGGCATCTGGATGGGCCACGTGCTGGCCATCAAGCCGTTGTGGCGCTCGCTGTATGCGGAGCACCGCGCGCTCCGCGAAGCGAAGCAGGTCCATGTGATCGGACAGCTCGCATGAAGGGCACGATCATTCCCCAGATCGAAGCGTCCCGCTTCCGCGTGAACATGGACATGGCACCTCGGACGTGGGACTGTCGGCCGTATCAGCTGATCCTGCATCGCAACCCCAGCCTGCTGAACAGCGTGTGGCTCGGCACGGTGACCAATTTCCTGAACACGCCCTCGCGACTCTTTCACGAGGTCGTGCTCGCGTTCCTTATGGGCGGCAACCTGGGCTTTGCCCTGCTGTCGCTGTTCGTGCTGGTGCCCGTGAGCGCGATCGCCTTCTTCTTGGCGGGTCTGTGCGGGCGGGTGCACTGTCTGCCCCTCCCGTCTGAGGTGATCGCGGTTGCGCGACACAGCACCAAAGAGGAGCTCTTCGCCGACGGCGTCGCGGGCGACCTGGCGCTGGTGAAGTCTGACTGGACGCCCGCGCCATGAGCCTCGATATACGGCCCGGTGTCAGTACACAGCTTGGACGCCCGCTGAAGGTCACCATGGTGGGCCGCCGGTGCGGCAAGTCCATCGCAGCCCTGATTGGCCAGCCGCTGCTGGCATTCCATCAGTGGAAGGCGGCCTTTCGCCAGCTCGATGCACCGCGCGTGCGCCCCACAGCCGAGTACCACTCGCTGTACGGCCAGTACTGCAACCGACACCGCCTCGCGAACCCTCCGGGAGCGGTCCACAGCTTGCCCTCGACAGTAGACCCATCGAAACACGAGGGCACCGAATGAACAACGCAATGACCACCATCCGCTTCAACTTCAACGACCGCGTGCGCATTCGCCTGACGCCCCACGGCCGCGCCTTCCACGCCATGCAGCACGTGATGTTCAACATGCAGCACGGCACGGACCTCAAGTACATCCCGCCTGTCGAAGACGCCGAGGGCTGGTCCGAGTGGCACATGCACGAAATCGCCAACCAGTTCGGCGAGCAGCTCTTCAACGGCAACAGCGAGCTGCCGTTCGAGACGACTGCCGAACTCATCATCGACAAGGAGTAGTCCATGCTGACAGAGAAGATCAAGGTCACGCCCCAGCAACGCGCCAATGCCCTCGAGGCGCTCAACGTGATGTGGCCCAGCGTTCCGCCAGAGAACGTGTTCCCGGCCCTGCGGGATTGGCGCGGGGCGGGCGAGGAGTTCGCAGTCCCGCCCAGTTGCGGAACGCTCGCCTGCTTCGGCGGGTGGGCTGAATGGTGGCCCGAATTCCGCCGCCAGGCAGGCCTCGCTCCGGACACCGGCACGATGACTTGGGGCGACGTGGTGGAGCTTTTTGGGCCACCCAGACACTCGCAGATGGACATCTTGCCTGCTATGCGCGGCGGTCACCCTGCCGACGAAGGCTTCACCGGGACCGACCACGAGCTTGTGTCGAATCGCTTGCGCTGGATCATCCAGAACAGCGAGGTGGCTGGATGATCCCCATCCCGCTTGAATTCATCCGTTCGATGGCCCGGCAGCCGGTGAGGAACTACATCGCGCCGGGCCTGAGCAGCTACATCATCGGCGCGCCGCACGAGGGTGGTTGCGTGCGCCTTTTCGAGAGCGAGCGGGAGCAGCAGTTCGCCATCACGCCGCACTCGCATCGGTTCGACTTCCACTGCCTGGTGCTCCAAGGTCGCGTGACCAACCGGCTGTGGCGGAAGTCAACGGCCGGCGATGACTTCGTCGAAACCAAACTGATCTTCGACTCGCTCGGCAAGTACAAGCGAGGCGCGACCGAGGCGGTGCGGCGTGTTTCACACGACACCGTGTATTCGGCCGGGCAAGGCTACGCAATGAAGGCTGAGGAGGTGCACAGCATCTACTTCGGCCGCGATACCTCGGTCCTGTTCTTCGAGGGGCCGAACGTGCTCAACACCTCGGTGATCCTCGAGCCGTGGGTTGATGAAAAAGCAATTGAAACCTTCCGGGTCGAGCCCTGGATGTTCCAGAAGGAGACTGCGTGACGAACCCCAAGATCAAGGCGCTGCTCGATGCGGCCGCTGCCCAGCAACTCGTCGTTGTGGCACTGCTCCAGGCGGCCGAGGCGAGGATCGAATACACCGACGACGGCGAAAGCGAAATCTCCTCGTGGGCGCTCCGGAGCGTGCGCGAAGAGGCGGAAGCAACACTGTCGTCTATCGAGGGCCTGCTGCGTGACCTACCAGCGTAACGGAACCCCTGACAGCCTCATGGCACCCCTTCTATTGCAGGACCCCATCCAGCTCCTGATGCAGGAGCAGAAATCTGGCGGTTACGCCTCGAGCGCACGGGCAGAAGAGCCAGCGTCGAGCGCGGGAGTGGCGGATGCACTGAAGGCCTTCGTCGCGATTCAGCCGCTCCAGTACGGTGCGCATGGCACGCGCGACGTGGACATCACCCGCTGGCATGAAGCGCACAGGGCGGCGGTGTCCGTCCTTGCCCAGCCCGCGCCCGCGCAGCGGCTCAAGGATCACCAGATTGCCAAGCTGGTGAATGACCTGCGCGACGTGGCGAAGGAGTATGGCCAGTCGCAGCAGTTGCGTGAGCGCATTGCCGAGGTGGTGCGCGCCGCCCTTGGAGACCACACGTCATGACCGAAACGATCCCCAATGACCTGAATGCCATTCGTGCTCGCGCTGCAGCGTTCGCCGCCGAGCACGTGGTGGCGCTCGCTCGCGAGGTGAGCGCGTGGCAAGACACCGGTTTGCTCGTTGATGGGCGAATGCGAGAGCTGGCTGCGATCGTCGCGCCCATCGCTGGGGACCACAAGATGCAGATGGCGGAATCATTTGCCGACCGTGCGGCTCGCAGCGCCGTCCTCGCAGCGAGCAGTCTGCCGGACTTGCCCAAGCCCTTCCGGGTGGAGCAGCCGCAGAACCACGAACCCTTCGGGCTCTTCACAGGCAAGCAGATGATCGAATACCGCCTGTCGAAACCAAAGTCAGGACGAGAAGGTCACTAGCGGTTGAAGGTGTTCGCGATCCAGCGCCGCAGCTCCGCAAATTCGACGAGCCTCATCTGGATCTCTGTTGTGTTCTCGCCTTGGACAAAATCTCGCGCGCCTCGTGTGAATCTCGACGTGGTCACGAGCATTGACTTATTGGCCCCTTCCTTTTGATGCACGCCATACAAGGCTCGGACCATCTCAACAGAGACCGGTCGATCTTTGGCATAGCGCTTGCACTCCACCAGGTATTTCAACGGTGTCCCAAGGTCATCGTTTCGACACGCAATGATGTCCCGGCCGCCGTCTTTTGATTTCTTCGTAAGCTCAACCTCGAAACCATGCTTCTTGAATATGTAGGCGACCATCTCCTCAAAAGCTCGAGGGTCGGCGCTATAGAGAACATCCGGGTTGTGATGTGCTTCAAGAATTAGGGTGTTGGAGCAGTTCCCTAGTCGAGTGATGATCTCTTGTTGCTTGGGGACGTAGAGGCCCGCCTGATCGCTGAACTCATAGAGGCGCTCGTCCCATTGGACATCGATGTCGCCAAAGCCTGTGATGAGCTCTCCGCCGTCGACCCTCGTCTCGCTGTCGGCAGGGCTGCCGACGGGGTATTCGGTTGCCGTGTAGTCAACCGTCATGGTATGCCGGCATTGCGGGCAACTGACATCCACGAAGCCGAAGTAGGTGAGTTCTGGCCCCATTTCCCGCTCATCGCCGTCGCCAATCTCTTGAACATCGAGATCCGAAAAGTCAATGGGGATCTTGTTCCTACACTTACCGCACTTGATCTCAGCAAAGTTTGAAGCCACCCGGTTCTCCTCGTATTTGTCGCGGTCGATCATACGGTCGCGATAGCCTGAATCGAGGGCGGGCTTCGGTCCTTGATGCGGGGATAAGATCGCGCCTTTCACTCAAGGAGACCTCGTCTTGGCTCAAACCTACGCTCAGGTTCAAAAGGAAATCGCCCGCCTGCAAGCTCAGGCCGAAAAACTGCGCGAGCAGGAGATTGGCGAAGTCGTCGGGAAGATCAAGGTGGCGATCGCCGAATACGGCATCACCGCTGAGCAGCTCGGCTTCAAGAAGACTGGTGCCGCGAAGGCTTCAGTGAAGGTCGCAGCGAAGAAGGGCAAGAAGAAGGCCGCCGTCGTCATGTACGCCGACGGCCAGGGCAACGAGTGGGTCGGCCGCGGCCCGCGCCCCAAGTGGCTCAAGGACCTCACCGGCAAGGACGGCGATATCAGCGCCTATCGCGTCTAGGTTCTGCGGGTCAGGTCTGGGTCCGCAGTACCTGGACCGGTCCGATGCCGTTGTAGACCACCTCCTGGGTTTTCAGGCATGTGACGGTCCAGCGCTCGTTGCCAACACCTGGCGTGACCTTGTAGTCCCCGGGCATGTTCGGGAGGCTGCGGTCTTCGCGCACGTCGTTGTCGTACCACACGGGCGCACGCAAAATCGTGGTGGGGAAGGGGAGGAATTCGGTCTGGCTCATGACAGCATTCTCGGTGCTCCTACGCCCGCGCAACGGGCACCTGGCGCAGGTCGGTCGTGTAGTGCGGTGTGCGGCGCCCCTGGCGCATCGTCCATTCGCGCTTGTCCCCGCCGTTGCCGGTGCTGGCGACTCGCAACGTCCCTTTGCCGTATCGATCGTTGACGACGTCCAGCGCCTGCATCAGCTTGCTACGTTCGCGGCCTGCTTCGTCTTCAAGGTCCAGTTCTCCCTGGAGCACGCTGCCGCTGCTGAGTTCAAGCAGCATCACACCCGCTTTCGCCAGGTCGAAGCCTGGCTCGAAGAGGCACTTGAGGCCCAGCACCGCAGCTTGCGTGATGGCCGCTGTGTCGCACGTCGGACGGCGCAACGGGACGGTCAAGGACTTCGCGAAGCGCGGGCCCGGCCGGAAGGGCGAGGTGTGGGCAAACACCAGAACCAAGCCGGCCAGGCTGCCCTGACGGCGTAGCTTCTCTGCAGCGCGCCCCGCGAACTCGCTGACAGCCTCGATCAGCTGAGGCAGTTCCCGAACGGGATGGCCGAACGACCGGGTGCAGGCGATCTCTTTCTTCGGTGCCGGCGCGTCATCCAGATCGATGCAGGGAAGGCCTTGCAGCTCGCGCACGGTGCGTTCGAGCACCACCGACCACCGGCGGCGGGCGGTCGCGGGGTCCAGCCGCGCCAAGTCCAGGGCAGTGGTGATACCGCCCTCGCGCAGCTGTTCGCCGATGCGCCGCCCGACACCCCATATCTCGCCGACATCGGTGCTCGCCAGCAGGGCCTCCATTTCCTCCGGCCCCAACGTGGAGAAGTCGCAGATCTGTGCCTGCAGCTCCGGGTAGGTGCCGGGCTTTCGTTCAGCCACCTTGGCGATGTGATTGGCGAGCTTCGCGAGTGTTTTGGTTGGGCCGATGCCCACGCAGCAGGGGATGCCAATCCACCGCAGGATTCTTTCGCGCACAGCGCGCGCCCGCCCCCGCAGGTCGCCTGGAATTCCAGACAGGTCGATGAAGGACTCATCGATCGAATAGATCTCCTGCTCGGCGCCCATGCCCGCGGCCAGGGTCATCATCCGGTCGCTCATGTCGCCGTAGAGCGTGAAGTTGGCCGACAACGACACGAGGCCGGCCTGGTCCTCGAGGTGGCGGAACTCGAAGTGCGGCTGGGCCATCTTGATGCCCAGAGCCTTCGCTTCGTCGCTGCGGCTGATCGCACAGCCGTCGTTGTTGCTCAGGACGACAACAGGGCGACCCTGCAGGCTCGGCCGAAAGACCCGCTCGCAGGAGACGTAGAAGTTGTTGCCGTCGACCAGCGCGAACATGTCACGTCGAAAATTGTTTGATGCAGCTGGTGACCACGCCCCAGATCTCGATCGTCTGGCCCTCGGAGGGCGTGATCTCGGGGTACGTGGGGTTGCCAGCTTTGAGCTTGAGGCGGCCGGCGCGCAGGTACAGCTGCTTGACCGCGAAGTCGCCATCCACAACGGCCACCACGATCTGGCCATGCCGCGGCTTCAGCGCACGATTCACCACCAGCAGGTCGCCGTTGTCGATGCCCGTGTCACGCATGCTGTCGCCAGCCACCCGAAGCATGAAGGTCGCCTGTGGGTGCGTCACCAGCACGGTGTTCAGGTCGATACGCTTGACGAGGAAATCCTCGGCAGGCGAGGGGAAGCCGGCATGGACGGTCGCGTCGGCGATAGGCAGCATCAGGCATTCGGTGCTCAGAGGCTCCGGCGCCGGTTGTGCCAAAATACTGTTCATACATACAGTATAGGTCGGTCTGGCGCTACGATGTCACACCAATTGGTTACTGCCCTGTCGGGCTCCTTGGAAAGGATTTGCGATGTGTTATTCCGCTGAAGTCCGGGCCGACTACGCAGCGTTCCAACGCCTCTTTCCGGGCACGAGGCTGTCCATCAAGGACTTCTTCGCGGCGTACTGGAAGCGCAAGCAGCAGCCGATGTTGCGGTTCCCAAGGGCGATGGACGCCTTGTTCGCGAACCCCACGAGCGAGGAAGAGCGACAGGTGAAAGCCCTGATCGATGAATTCAATGTCGCTCAGGCGATGGTGCACGAGCAGACGCTATTCACCCAGCGCGCCCGCCTGGTGGATGCCGAAAGAAAATTGCTGGTGAAAGAGACGAAAAAGGCGCTAAACGACAAGCGAGTCGCCACCGACAAGATCGCCACTTCGCTGGCGAAGATCGAAGATTTGAAGCGCACTGACCTGAAGCCGCGCGACGCTCGCATCTTCCCGGGCTGGTACGCGCCGGTGCTGGTGATGGAGGAGGGCGAGCTGGTCCTCAAACCCATGCGATATCTCTGCCGGCCGGCGGGCAAGCCGGCCTTCTACGACACGAAGTACCCGGGCATCTACAACGCGCGCCGCGACAACCTCCGGAATTTCTGGAAGGGGCAGTTCGGCCATACCCATGGGTTGATGATCGTGAACGGCTTCTATGAGAACGTGAAGCTGCACAACATGGAGCACCGCGAGCTGCGTCCGGGTGAGGAGCCTGAGAACGTGGTGCTCGAGTTCCGACCGCGGCCGGCGCAGGACATGCTGATCGCATGCGTCTACTCACACTGGACACCGCCGGAAGGTTCAGACGAGGAGGATCTGTGGTCTTTCGCAGCTGTGACCGACGAACCGCCACCTGAAGTCGCGGACGCAGGCCACGACCGCTGCATCATTCAGCTCCGCCCCGAGAACGTCGAAACGTGGCTGTCGCCGGAAGGGCGCACGCTTGATCAGCTGGACGCCGTGCTGGAAGACAGCATCAAAGAGCGGCCCTACTACGAGCACAGGATGGCTGCCTGATGGTGCGATGAAGGTTGCGGAACTGAGCGGCGACACCCTCGACTACTGGGTGGCGAAGTGCCTTGGCGAACCGCCAGGCATTGCGTACACAAAGGAGTGGCCAGATTTCGAGCGAACGCTTGAGCGCGATGCCATCCATGTGGCGCCACTGCCCGGAAAACACTACCAGTGGTGTGCCGTCGTTGTTGGGCGGCCCGGCGGCCGCCTCCCTGAGGGGCGGGGTCGGTGGCTCGAAGGCCCGACGCCGCGGGTTGCCGTTGGCCGCGCGATCGTGTCGGCGCGCTATGGGGTGGAAGTCGATGACTGATCAGCCGACAGGGTCGGCGTCCTCGTCCTCGTTCACTTCGCGTGGGCCAATACGCTCGTCTGGCGCATAGCGGACAAGCGCACGTACACCTGCATCGAGCGCATCGAGCCACAGGTCATAGGACTCTTCAGCTGATTCAAGTTCGGTCCACTCGCTGGCGTCGTCACCTTCTTCCATCAGGACCCAGAAAAAGTGACCGGGGTCAGGCTCGTCGACGTGCACCGAGATGCGGCGAATATGCGCAGTCACTTTTTGTCCAGGTAGACACGCACTGCCTCTGCTGAGTTACCCACGGCTTTGACGGCTTCGCGAAGCTGCGCTTCACTGCAGCCAAGAGACTTTGTCCACGAGAGCACCTCGTGTGGCTCTTCTAGGGAAATGAGCTTTCGGTCGAGTCCTGTCTTTTTCGTGTCGTCTGTCATGGTGTTCCTCTGATCGTCGGCACGACGCCGACGTGCGAACAATGCTGGCTGGGTGCGGTCTTGGCTATCGCCAAAATGCGATTCCGGCTGACAGCGGCTCTCCTACGCGAGCCGGAAGTTACGGCCATGCCGCATCTCGCCGACTTCCCACCCATGCTGCTCGATGAGCGGCCAGTGGACTTTGATGAGCCTGGCTGGCTCTACGAGATAAAGTTTGACGGATACCGTGTCGCAGCTGAGTTCGACGGCGAGGTTCGACTCAGAACTCGCAACGGAACGGACTGCACGAAATGGTTCCCAGAGATCACCCAGGCCCTGGCCAAAGTGAAGGGCGGCCAGTACATAGTCGATGGCGAAATGTGTGTGCTTGACGAACTTGGCCGTAGTGACTTCGACAAGCTGCACGACCGGGCGCGACGCCGACGCTGGTACGAGGGAGCCTCACCGGTTGTCTATTGCGTCTTTGATCTACTGGTCTACCGAGGCGTAGACATCTCGCAGCAGCCGCTGGTGCAGCGCAAAGCTGCTCTTGCCAAGCTCTTCAAGCCCGCGAAGCCAGGCATCCTGGTGGTTCGTCACTTTGACGACCAGCCCCAACGCATTTTCGAGGAGGCAGTGATTCCGCTGAAGCTCGAAGGCTTGGTGGCCAAGCGCGCGGCGAGCACCTACCAGCCTGGCGTGAGATCGACGGACTGGGTGAAGGTGAAACGAAAAGGTGCTGTTCCACCCGAGCGGTTCAATCGCGGAAAGAGGTAGCTGGTCAGCACATCCAAGAGGTGTCGCATACCCGCGCACGTGCGTGCGCGCATTCTTCATGGTCAGCGCACGCAGCCGACGCACCGGGCGGGCTTCCAACACACGGGCGAGATATTTGGGTCATCGGGTCAGCGCGCACATCGCGAAGCCCGAGTGAAGTGCGAAGTGAACAGGGCCAAGCGGGACACGTTTCCAGCCAACACCCCCACGAGAAACTTCATTCATCGGGAAAGCACAGTGCTCCCGACCTTTATGAACCACCCATTGTTTGGAGGCCCGCATGGCTAAAACCGCTGCAAAGAACACCCCCGTTTCCACCGCGCCCCGCGCACCACGCAAGGGCAAGAAGAGCGCCGATGCCGTGGTCATGAACCACGCCGAGATGCTCGAAGCCGACAACATCGACAACCTGCTGGCCGAACTCACGGGCATGGGCGGCGAGCCTGAAATCGTTCTCGAAGCAGGTGCAGCCAATGACACCGACGCAACCCCGATCGTGATCGCCGACGCCGCGCCCGCAGTCGCCCTGTCCGACGACGAACTCGAAGCCACGCTGGGCCGCGTCGAAGCAGTGCAGGCTTCCATCGACGCTGCAAGCCCGGCCGTCACCGACCCGGCAGCAATGCCCACCGGCGATGCCAGCGACGCCGTTCCCCTGACGCCGGCCGACGCGCTCGCTGACGCCCCCGCGGCCCCGAAGATCCCGCGCAAGCACTACGCCAACAAGGTCGACCGCATCAAGGACCGACTGGGCGCGGGCGCCGCCGACTACACGGTGCTGACCTTGGCCGACGCCGGTGTGTCCGACGAGGACCTGAAGAACGTGATGGACAGCACCTTCGCGATCATCCAGGGCATGAACAAGAAAGAGCAGAACCGCGCGAGCCTGCTGTTCGACTTCCTGTCGGGCAAGAAGGCGACGTTGAACACGGTGCTCGAGAAGACCCTGCGCGTGCTGCACCGCGACGGCCACATCACCACCGGCAAGGACAGCAACCTGATCACCGAGCTCCTGGGCAAGCCCTACAGCATCGGCTCGGCCCGCGCGATGAGCGGCAACACGGTGGGCATGTACGCCGACCTCAAGCTGCTCAAGGCAGACGGGAAGGGGCGCTTCGTTGCCAACGCCGAGAGCACGCTGCTCGCCGCTGCGAACGCCAAGCTGGGCTTGGTCACCGCCTGATTTCTGGTGTGTTGAGACGTTCGGGGAGGGGCGCGAGCCTCTCCCTGCTTTTTTGACTCTACTTGCGTGGGCCTCGGCGTGCTCGGTCCGCAATCTTTTGAGCCGGCGTGCGATCGTCGCCTCTGTTATCGCGGTGGTCGTGCCCACCCGTGTCCTTGGTCCTGCCGTAGTCCATCAAACCGTGGGTGCCGGGCTCCCTCTGCGAACGTTCAGAAATCACGGAGGAAGCCGCTTTCAGGATGATGTCAAACAGGCCCATGAAAGTCTCCAAATTAGGTGGATAGCAGTATAGACACATCCCGTCACATGTCGGCGGTGCACTTCTTCTCAACAGCCCTGCACGCCCTTCAGCCCCAGATGGACGAGCGAGGCTGGTGCTCGGCACGACGTAGCGAAAACTGGCTCGCCCAAGTAAGTGTGTCAGCGAACACTGATTTATTGCCTATAATCACTCAGCACTTCCTTACTACGACGTGCATTATTCACCTATCGCAACAAGCGGGGTTTTATGAACACCAAACCTAAATGCACCTCGGGGATTCCGATCGCCCCGCAAGCCACCTACAAGGTCGGCGGCCGCCTTCTTTCGGGCACCCAGCTGGCGCAGGCCGTTGAGGTCTGCATCGGCATTTCCCAGTCGTATGCCGTCGCGGACGTCAAGAACGGCGGTAGCGAGCGGATCCACTGGGAGGGGCTGGACCAGGTCGCGGAGAAGGCCGACAAGGCTCTGGGCGAGCACCTGCAGGAAGTCAACGACTGGGCCAAGCGCGAGAACGGCTTCCGCAGCGAAGCCATCGCAGAGGCTGCCAACGACGAGCACGTGGGCGCGGCCGAGCGCAAGAAGTCCGACGACACCGAAGGGGGCAGCCTTGACTGACGTGACGCTGAGCGATGAGCTCCGTGAGATCGCAGAGTCCTACTGGGACATCGTCGAGAAGCACGGCCCCGATCTGTATACGCGCCAAACCGCGGTCATGCCGAGTGGAACGGTCTTCTGGGCTGGTATCTGCAACGTGCTCTCGACTGTCCGACTCGAAAAGGGAAGAGTCCACCGCGTGAAATTCCCGTGGGCGTACGGGCAAGTCGGCTCTCTTCTGGACCAGACGCTGGGCAAGGCCTGGCGCGGCGACAACAACACGCTCGAGCCGACTCGTCCGAGAACCTTGGGCGAATGGGAATCGCGCGCTTGGCTGTGCCTGTTCTTGGCCAACGCGCTGGAAGAGGGCGACATTCATGGCTGAACCCACCCGGCCCGGGCAGGAGTGCCGAATCATCGGCTCGACCTCTGGCACCGAGGGCCATTGCGTTGGCAAGAAAGTCGTGACCGTCTTCCTGCACGACCAGCCCCTGCGCAAAGAGAGCGGCGGCGTGATCGTGGACATGGGCGCGGTGTGGCGCGTGCGCGGTCAGGGCCTGCTGTCTGAGTTTGGCGGCGCCGGGGAAGAGGTCGACTGCCTGGCCATCTGGCTGGAAGTCACCGACGACCCGCAGGAAGGCAAAACCACCACCACAACCAAAGATCTGGAGCTGACCAAATGAAGACCATCGCCAAAACCCTCGGGGAAATGCGCAAGACGCTCGCAACCCCAGAAAGCTGGAATGGCGGCTACATGGCCGCCGACGAGAACAACTCCAAGGTGAGCGTGCTGAACCCTGACGCCTGCAAGTTTTGCCTGATGGGCGCTGCAGCGAAGGCCCTCGCAGTGCCGGGCGTCACCAAGTCCTACGAGGCGAACCGGTTCACATTCGTCGAGGAGTCGGAAGTCGGCAAGTTGCTGGTCGCCGTCATTCAAGGGCGGGGTCTGGGCTACGAGACCCATCGTTCCAGCGACCTCATTTGGATGTTCAACGATCAGCTGAACAATCGCGCGACCATACACCTAGCGTGTTCGCTCGAAGAAGCACACGCCGAGGTCCTCGACGTCCTCGACGAGGCGTACCAACACGCAGTTGCAGCCGGGGTTTGAGTGGGCAGGGCCAACAGTCACCACTGACACTCTAAATATCGAAAACAAGAGGGCTCAACGTATGAACACCATTACCCGCACGCCGCTGCCGCTCCCGACCGAGCGCGACAAGGCCTTCCTCCTGCAGGGCAAGATCCACGGTTCGCTGCACACGCGGATCACGATCGAGCGCGAGATTTTCCGCCGCACCTGCGCGGCGCTCCTGGCCGCCGGCTACGAGCTGCGCGTCTACGAGGGCGGGGACTGGGCCTGCGAGCGCACCACCGATCCGGTCCTGCTCGAGAACAGCATGATGTCCACCGACGAGGACTGGCTGAAGGTCTACAAGCCTGGCCAGCACATCTCGATCGGCTGGGTCTACTTCGTCTACGGCAACACGGGCTGGGACGTCATCAACGACCAGACGACCAACTTGGAAGAGGCGCTCAAGCCGGTCGCCGAGTACATCGACCAGATCGCGGAGTGGTTCTGATGGCTCGCCCGAGCAAGATGCAGCTGCGCCTGGCGGCCACGCCATCCCGCGGCGTGAGCGGCACTCGCCCTTCGCTCATCGTCTTCGATGAATTGGCCGCACGCCCGCTGACTGACCCGCTCAACAGGCCATCTCCGGGCGGCAAGGATGAGCGTGACATGCGCATGCGCAGGCGGATCGACCGCGCGATGGGATATCGCTCGTCCATCGACGACAACGACGACCGTGTCGCCAAGCTGGACCCGGCCGACAAGGGAAAGCAGGGCCGCAA
This window harbors:
- a CDS encoding restriction endonuclease, with translation MIDRDKYEENRVASNFAEIKCGKCRNKIPIDFSDLDVQEIGDGDEREMGPELTYFGFVDVSCPQCRHTMTVDYTATEYPVGSPADSETRVDGGELITGFGDIDVQWDERLYEFSDQAGLYVPKQQEIITRLGNCSNTLILEAHHNPDVLYSADPRAFEEMVAYIFKKHGFEVELTKKSKDGGRDIIACRNDDLGTPLKYLVECKRYAKDRPVSVEMVRALYGVHQKEGANKSMLVTTSRFTRGARDFVQGENTTEIQMRLVEFAELRRWIANTFNR
- a CDS encoding H-NS family nucleoid-associated regulatory protein, yielding MAQTYAQVQKEIARLQAQAEKLREQEIGEVVGKIKVAIAEYGITAEQLGFKKTGAAKASVKVAAKKGKKKAAVVMYADGQGNEWVGRGPRPKWLKDLTGKDGDISAYRV
- a CDS encoding Y-family DNA polymerase; the protein is MFALVDGNNFYVSCERVFRPSLQGRPVVVLSNNDGCAISRSDEAKALGIKMAQPHFEFRHLEDQAGLVSLSANFTLYGDMSDRMMTLAAGMGAEQEIYSIDESFIDLSGIPGDLRGRARAVRERILRWIGIPCCVGIGPTKTLAKLANHIAKVAERKPGTYPELQAQICDFSTLGPEEMEALLASTDVGEIWGVGRRIGEQLREGGITTALDLARLDPATARRRWSVVLERTVRELQGLPCIDLDDAPAPKKEIACTRSFGHPVRELPQLIEAVSEFAGRAAEKLRRQGSLAGLVLVFAHTSPFRPGPRFAKSLTVPLRRPTCDTAAITQAAVLGLKCLFEPGFDLAKAGVMLLELSSGSVLQGELDLEDEAGRERSKLMQALDVVNDRYGKGTLRVASTGNGGDKREWTMRQGRRTPHYTTDLRQVPVARA
- a CDS encoding LexA family protein, with protein sequence MNSILAQPAPEPLSTECLMLPIADATVHAGFPSPAEDFLVKRIDLNTVLVTHPQATFMLRVAGDSMRDTGIDNGDLLVVNRALKPRHGQIVVAVVDGDFAVKQLYLRAGRLKLKAGNPTYPEITPSEGQTIEIWGVVTSCIKQFST
- a CDS encoding SOS response-associated peptidase family protein — protein: MCYSAEVRADYAAFQRLFPGTRLSIKDFFAAYWKRKQQPMLRFPRAMDALFANPTSEEERQVKALIDEFNVAQAMVHEQTLFTQRARLVDAERKLLVKETKKALNDKRVATDKIATSLAKIEDLKRTDLKPRDARIFPGWYAPVLVMEEGELVLKPMRYLCRPAGKPAFYDTKYPGIYNARRDNLRNFWKGQFGHTHGLMIVNGFYENVKLHNMEHRELRPGEEPENVVLEFRPRPAQDMLIACVYSHWTPPEGSDEEDLWSFAAVTDEPPPEVADAGHDRCIIQLRPENVETWLSPEGRTLDQLDAVLEDSIKERPYYEHRMAA
- a CDS encoding DUF3606 domain-containing protein, encoding MTDDTKKTGLDRKLISLEEPHEVLSWTKSLGCSEAQLREAVKAVGNSAEAVRVYLDKK
- a CDS encoding RNA ligase family protein; this translates as MPHLADFPPMLLDERPVDFDEPGWLYEIKFDGYRVAAEFDGEVRLRTRNGTDCTKWFPEITQALAKVKGGQYIVDGEMCVLDELGRSDFDKLHDRARRRRWYEGASPVVYCVFDLLVYRGVDISQQPLVQRKAALAKLFKPAKPGILVVRHFDDQPQRIFEEAVIPLKLEGLVAKRAASTYQPGVRSTDWVKVKRKGAVPPERFNRGKR